Proteins from a single region of Desulfolutivibrio sulfoxidireducens:
- a CDS encoding tetratricopeptide repeat protein: MSKVMTMILAAVVCCAVAVTARGASLEDELFFAADAYYQGLDDRAEQGFLDVLKKDPDNEYALGRLGVVLAERGDLDGAAGRFAHVLAVSPDNLFALKWMGILALRRGDRDEAYRYFQAMLEADPENAQASAWLGIGLLLSGDAVGAVNQFAAASRADSVDPGLHFLLSVAYLGLGMPENARLELETTLELRPTDVQALTLLGTLFSRTGQRELAVAAWRQALAVEPGHAQARFCLSRSLADEALAAQVAGRGTDAARLWLLALEADPGNAEALAAVQGAAAAARSPRPEPGGQAAETAVPGGK; this comes from the coding sequence ATGAGCAAAGTCATGACGATGATCCTGGCGGCGGTCGTATGCTGCGCCGTGGCCGTGACGGCCCGCGGGGCAAGCCTCGAGGACGAGCTTTTTTTCGCGGCCGACGCCTATTACCAGGGATTGGACGACCGGGCCGAACAGGGCTTCCTGGACGTTCTCAAAAAGGACCCGGACAACGAATACGCCCTCGGCCGGCTGGGCGTGGTCCTGGCCGAACGCGGCGACCTGGACGGCGCGGCCGGACGCTTCGCACATGTGCTCGCGGTCTCGCCGGACAACCTCTTCGCCCTCAAGTGGATGGGGATATTGGCCCTGCGTCGGGGAGACCGGGACGAGGCCTATCGGTATTTCCAGGCCATGCTCGAGGCGGACCCGGAAAACGCCCAGGCCTCGGCCTGGCTGGGCATCGGGCTTCTGCTTTCGGGCGACGCGGTCGGGGCCGTGAACCAGTTCGCGGCCGCATCCCGGGCCGATTCCGTCGATCCCGGACTGCATTTCCTGCTGAGCGTGGCCTACCTGGGACTCGGGATGCCGGAAAACGCCCGGCTTGAACTGGAAACGACCCTGGAGCTTCGTCCTACCGACGTCCAGGCCCTGACCCTGCTCGGCACGTTGTTCTCCCGTACCGGACAACGCGAACTGGCTGTGGCGGCCTGGCGGCAGGCCCTGGCCGTGGAGCCGGGGCATGCCCAGGCCCGGTTCTGCCTGTCCCGGAGCCTTGCCGACGAGGCCCTGGCCGCCCAGGTCGCCGGACGCGGGACCGATGCCGCGCGGCTGTGGCTTCTGGCCCTGGAGGCGGACCCGGGAAACGCCGAGGCCCTGGCCGCCGTGCAAGGCGCAGCGGCAGCCGCACGGTCCCCCAGGCCCGAGCCAGGCGGCCAAGCCGCCGAAACGGCCGTTCCAGGCGGGAAATAA
- the argJ gene encoding bifunctional glutamate N-acetyltransferase/amino-acid acetyltransferase ArgJ, with protein sequence MASDIVPVPKGFSFSAIDAGFKYSGRDDLMLIVSETEAAATGVFTQNAFQAAPVLVAKANLAKAGGRGRAILVNAGQANACTGEDGMAACRQTLKLVAESLGMAPREVLPASTGVIGARMDMEKWAAAVPRLVDGLGQAGPSQAARAIMTTDTFPKLAWSSLSTASGEVRVLGMAKGSGMIAPNMATMIGVLLCDADVGSLWWHEAVAACADKSFNSVTVDGDTSTNDCVLALANGASRVKIDSAEGRQDLLSVMMEVCQTLAYMIVQDAEGGTKIIRIKVKGAKDHAQAELAARAVGHSPLVKTAMFGEDANWGRIVCAIGRSGAEFDPGEVSVAVGGVPVFSRGMPSGGDLDGLLAPHMRRGEIPVDIELGDGPGRYVLLASDLSYDYVKINADYRS encoded by the coding sequence ATGGCCTCCGACATCGTACCCGTTCCCAAGGGATTTTCCTTTTCCGCGATCGACGCGGGGTTCAAGTATTCCGGCCGCGACGACCTGATGCTCATCGTCAGCGAGACCGAGGCCGCGGCCACCGGGGTGTTCACCCAGAATGCCTTCCAGGCCGCTCCGGTGCTGGTCGCCAAGGCAAACCTGGCCAAGGCCGGAGGCCGGGGCCGGGCCATCCTGGTCAACGCCGGGCAGGCCAACGCCTGCACGGGCGAGGACGGCATGGCCGCATGCCGCCAGACGCTGAAGCTGGTGGCCGAGTCCCTGGGCATGGCCCCGCGCGAGGTGCTTCCGGCCTCCACCGGGGTCATCGGGGCGCGCATGGACATGGAGAAATGGGCGGCGGCCGTGCCGCGACTCGTGGACGGCCTTGGACAGGCCGGGCCGAGCCAGGCCGCCCGGGCCATCATGACCACGGACACCTTCCCCAAGCTGGCCTGGAGTTCCCTGTCCACGGCCTCGGGCGAGGTGCGGGTCCTGGGCATGGCCAAGGGTTCGGGCATGATCGCCCCGAACATGGCCACCATGATCGGGGTGCTTTTGTGCGACGCCGACGTGGGGTCGTTGTGGTGGCACGAGGCCGTGGCCGCCTGCGCGGACAAAAGCTTCAACTCCGTGACCGTGGACGGCGACACCAGCACCAACGACTGCGTGCTGGCCCTGGCCAACGGGGCCTCCCGGGTGAAGATCGATTCCGCCGAGGGCCGCCAGGATCTGTTGTCGGTCATGATGGAGGTCTGCCAGACCCTGGCCTACATGATCGTCCAGGACGCCGAGGGCGGCACCAAGATCATCCGCATCAAGGTCAAGGGGGCCAAAGACCACGCCCAGGCCGAGCTTGCGGCCCGGGCCGTGGGCCACTCCCCCCTGGTCAAGACGGCCATGTTCGGCGAGGACGCCAACTGGGGCCGTATCGTGTGCGCCATCGGCCGCAGCGGCGCGGAGTTCGATCCTGGCGAGGTCAGCGTCGCCGTGGGCGGCGTCCCGGTCTTCTCCAGAGGCATGCCCTCGGGGGGCGACCTGGACGGCCTGCTGGCCCCGCACATGCGTCGGGGGGAGATCCCCGTGGACATCGAGCTTGGCGACGGCCCTGGCCGCTATGTGCTCCTGGCCTCGGATTTGAGCTACGACTACGTGAAGATCAACGCGGACTACCGCTCGTGA
- a CDS encoding HD domain-containing protein: MTDRDRLTRLADFLFEVGMLRKTPRTGYQFLGSGAENVAEHSFRTAVIGFVLAEMRGADPLRTMALCLFHDLHEARTGDFNYVNKLYNTCDCKRALTDALTGTGLREKILDTWEELEQSQSPEAILAHDADQLDLIVNLKEELDLGNRYAAKWLDCSLERLRTDEARSLARTVMETDHTDWWFQGPDRLWWSKKNGTE, translated from the coding sequence ATGACCGACCGGGACCGCCTGACCCGGCTGGCGGATTTTTTGTTCGAGGTGGGCATGCTGCGCAAGACCCCGCGCACGGGCTACCAGTTTCTGGGCTCGGGCGCGGAAAACGTGGCCGAACACTCGTTTCGCACGGCGGTCATCGGCTTCGTGCTGGCCGAGATGCGCGGCGCCGACCCCCTGCGGACCATGGCGTTGTGCCTGTTTCACGACCTGCACGAGGCCCGGACCGGCGATTTCAACTACGTCAACAAGCTCTACAACACCTGCGATTGCAAACGGGCCCTGACCGACGCGCTGACAGGCACCGGGCTTCGCGAAAAAATCCTGGATACGTGGGAGGAACTGGAGCAAAGCCAGTCCCCCGAGGCCATCCTGGCCCACGACGCGGACCAACTCGACCTCATCGTCAACCTCAAGGAGGAGTTGGACCTGGGCAACCGCTACGCGGCCAAATGGCTCGACTGCTCCCTTGAGCGTCTGCGGACCGACGAGGCCCGCTCCCTGGCCAGGACGGTCATGGAGACCGACCACACCGACTGGTGGTTCCAGGGTCCCGACCGGCTGTGGTGGAGCAAAAAAAACGGCACGGAGTAG
- a CDS encoding metallophosphoesterase family protein: MRVALVSDTHISAPTDWLERAYAAHLAPADLLIHCGDMTGRAAWSFFLQHPNFHCVQGNMDAWDLAEDLPARLDLEISGLRVAVCHGWGFKAGLSRRLYDAFGPDYDIIFFGHTHAREDTQYGKTRCINPGSLREGSLALVTLDDGRISTEFVSL, from the coding sequence ATGCGCGTCGCACTGGTCTCGGACACCCACATAAGCGCCCCCACGGACTGGCTCGAACGCGCCTACGCCGCCCACCTGGCCCCGGCCGATCTGCTCATCCACTGCGGGGACATGACCGGCCGCGCGGCCTGGTCCTTTTTTCTGCAACACCCCAATTTCCATTGCGTCCAGGGCAACATGGACGCATGGGACCTGGCCGAGGACCTGCCCGCCCGTCTGGATCTCGAAATTTCCGGCCTGCGCGTGGCCGTGTGCCACGGCTGGGGCTTCAAGGCCGGGCTCTCCAGACGCCTCTACGACGCCTTCGGTCCGGACTACGACATCATCTTCTTCGGGCACACCCACGCCCGCGAGGACACCCAATACGGGAAGACCCGGTGCATCAACCCCGGCAGCCTGCGCGAGGGCAGCCTGGCCCTGGTGACCCTGGACGACGGCCGGATCTCCACAGAATTCGTGTCCCTTTAA
- a CDS encoding SurA N-terminal domain-containing protein has product MLDVLRKNAQSWGVKIIFGLIIVVFVFWGVGNFGADTASVVAYVNGRPLLVKDFEKTFEENLRLAHNQNPNITDKELVEGGFRWQVFSQMLTQTILAGQAAKLNISVSDVELRREIARVPAFADEKGKFDAQKYEVLLKANGLNTAEFEADMRKTLTLEKLGGYITLPAQATEAEARGLYEFSREQAVIEYIPFLTDAFSQGITPPDDAIKAYYEANADKFKTPAQIRIEYLDLSPQTLAKPDEVSDTDIEAYYKANTKAFERPESVEVRHLLVMVAPNAPEAEVKAAEEKLAGLAERLRKGEDFASLLPKNPTEEDAVMGEDYAWLSRGALPKEFKSFEDAAFSLDKGKVGDPIRTTIGLHVMEVRDKRPAGTAPLDEVKDEVKSVLAEERAADRLTKVMDTVQDKVVAGIELAKAAEDEGLAMGQTQLFAKDQPPVNLKLAPQALETLFALAQGKTTDTPLTTEDGFLVAKVLEAKPAAVAPLEDVKDRIVVELVEKEALKRAKEKAEAAASEMKTPEGVAKVLAEYKANVVLSQPFTRQGFIPGLGMVPPLAKAAFDQKTTDWMPQVFAVSDGYVLARPEKRIAPDPAAWNADKDKWMQSLLQSKQSELFRAYLTTIQEEAKIEMVNAEILGPRPGGDADAVQ; this is encoded by the coding sequence ATGCTCGATGTCCTGCGCAAAAACGCCCAATCCTGGGGCGTTAAAATCATTTTCGGCCTGATCATCGTGGTCTTCGTCTTTTGGGGCGTCGGCAACTTCGGCGCCGATACCGCCTCGGTGGTGGCCTATGTGAACGGCCGTCCTCTCCTGGTCAAGGATTTCGAGAAGACCTTCGAGGAGAACCTGCGCCTGGCGCACAATCAGAATCCGAACATCACCGACAAGGAACTGGTCGAGGGAGGCTTTCGCTGGCAGGTCTTCAGCCAGATGCTGACCCAGACCATCCTGGCCGGCCAGGCCGCCAAGCTGAACATCTCGGTGTCCGACGTGGAACTGCGCCGGGAGATCGCCCGCGTGCCGGCCTTCGCCGACGAGAAGGGCAAGTTCGACGCCCAGAAATATGAGGTTTTGCTCAAGGCCAATGGGCTCAATACCGCCGAGTTCGAGGCCGACATGCGCAAGACCCTGACCCTGGAAAAGCTCGGCGGCTACATCACCCTGCCCGCCCAGGCCACCGAGGCCGAGGCCCGGGGACTCTACGAGTTCAGCCGCGAGCAGGCGGTCATCGAATACATCCCCTTCCTGACCGACGCCTTCTCCCAGGGCATCACCCCCCCGGACGACGCGATCAAGGCCTATTACGAGGCCAATGCCGACAAGTTCAAGACCCCGGCCCAGATCAGGATCGAATATCTCGACCTGTCCCCCCAGACCCTGGCCAAGCCCGACGAGGTGTCCGATACGGACATCGAGGCCTATTACAAGGCCAACACCAAGGCCTTCGAGAGGCCCGAATCCGTCGAGGTCCGCCATCTGCTGGTCATGGTGGCCCCCAACGCCCCCGAGGCCGAGGTCAAGGCCGCCGAGGAAAAGCTGGCCGGTCTGGCCGAACGTCTGAGAAAGGGCGAGGATTTCGCATCCCTGCTGCCCAAAAATCCTACGGAGGAAGACGCCGTCATGGGCGAGGACTATGCCTGGCTTTCGCGCGGCGCCCTGCCCAAGGAATTCAAATCCTTCGAGGATGCGGCCTTCTCCCTGGACAAGGGCAAGGTTGGCGATCCCATCCGCACCACCATCGGGCTGCACGTGATGGAGGTGCGCGACAAGCGGCCCGCCGGGACCGCGCCTCTTGACGAGGTCAAGGACGAGGTCAAGTCCGTGCTGGCCGAGGAACGCGCCGCCGACAGGCTGACCAAGGTCATGGACACGGTGCAGGACAAGGTTGTGGCCGGAATCGAATTGGCCAAGGCCGCCGAGGACGAGGGCCTGGCCATGGGCCAGACCCAGCTTTTTGCCAAGGACCAGCCGCCCGTGAATCTCAAGCTCGCCCCGCAGGCCCTGGAGACCCTTTTCGCGCTGGCCCAGGGAAAAACCACGGACACCCCCCTGACCACCGAGGACGGCTTCCTCGTGGCCAAGGTCCTGGAGGCCAAGCCGGCCGCTGTGGCCCCCCTGGAAGACGTCAAGGACCGTATCGTGGTCGAACTCGTGGAGAAGGAGGCCCTCAAGCGGGCCAAGGAAAAGGCCGAGGCCGCCGCCTCGGAGATGAAGACCCCTGAGGGCGTGGCCAAGGTCCTGGCCGAATACAAGGCCAACGTCGTCCTCTCCCAGCCGTTTACCCGTCAGGGATTCATCCCGGGGCTGGGCATGGTGCCGCCCCTGGCCAAGGCCGCGTTTGACCAGAAAACCACCGACTGGATGCCCCAGGTCTTTGCCGTGTCCGACGGCTATGTTCTGGCCCGGCCCGAGAAACGCATCGCGCCTGATCCCGCGGCCTGGAACGCCGACAAGGACAAGTGGATGCAGTCCCTGCTCCAGTCCAAGCAAAGCGAACTTTTTCGCGCCTACCTGACCACCATTCAGGAAGAGGCCAAGATCGAAATGGTCAATGCCGAAATCCTCGGCCCGCGTCCCGGCGGCGACGCCGACGCGGTCCAGTAG